A part of Limihaloglobus sulfuriphilus genomic DNA contains:
- a CDS encoding uroporphyrinogen decarboxylase family protein → MTARERLFACLEGKATDRVPVWLLFPYHPSHYYVDVRNYPDYKPIFDASKKYALMLNRRNLGIPSDARLLSVRKNSIPLFTPEVSYRSEVFEQDGAKILREHIVYRGRSIFEEQHMCESGSRIKKPINSDSDLEFFCSLPVETDERRIRRELETRLPEYQKEKQEFPKKYGSMMLDLGEPIIPLYAGANLEEYSLWSITQKELVKDFLDRNMQRLRIIYKWSLENDLADIYFLVGTELASPPLVSRETFRNWIVDYDKELIDMIHSYGKKVIQHYHGQIREVLSEFSYMGADAIHTIEAPPIGNCTLTQAYKELGDNVTLIGNIQYDDFRSFSKNQMAAAINSVLDECRGRRFILSPTAGPFLEPLPRQMIENYITFMETAWNYPRQQ, encoded by the coding sequence ATGACAGCGCGAGAACGATTATTTGCTTGTTTAGAGGGCAAGGCTACTGATCGTGTGCCGGTATGGCTGCTGTTTCCGTATCATCCCAGCCACTACTATGTTGATGTCAGGAATTATCCTGATTATAAGCCGATATTTGACGCTTCAAAGAAATATGCTCTCATGCTCAATCGCCGAAACCTGGGGATACCATCGGATGCCCGGCTTCTAAGTGTACGAAAAAACTCAATACCGCTGTTTACCCCTGAAGTCAGCTACAGAAGCGAGGTTTTTGAGCAGGACGGTGCTAAAATCCTTAGAGAGCATATTGTGTACAGGGGCAGATCTATCTTTGAGGAACAGCATATGTGCGAATCGGGAAGCCGGATCAAAAAACCGATAAATTCAGATTCTGATCTGGAGTTTTTCTGTTCACTGCCGGTTGAGACCGATGAAAGGCGAATTCGCCGCGAACTTGAAACCCGCCTGCCGGAGTATCAGAAAGAAAAGCAGGAGTTTCCAAAGAAATATGGTTCAATGATGCTTGATCTTGGCGAGCCGATTATTCCACTTTATGCCGGGGCCAATCTGGAGGAGTATTCTTTGTGGTCAATAACACAAAAAGAGCTTGTAAAAGATTTTCTCGACAGAAACATGCAGCGCCTTAGGATTATCTATAAGTGGAGCCTGGAAAATGATTTGGCTGATATTTATTTTTTAGTTGGGACTGAGCTGGCGTCTCCGCCTTTAGTCAGCCGCGAAACGTTCAGGAATTGGATCGTTGATTATGATAAAGAGCTGATTGATATGATACACAGTTATGGCAAAAAGGTAATTCAGCATTATCACGGGCAGATACGAGAGGTTTTAAGTGAGTTTTCGTATATGGGAGCCGATGCGATACATACAATTGAAGCTCCTCCAATTGGCAATTGCACATTAACGCAGGCCTACAAAGAGCTTGGTGATAATGTTACACTTATTGGCAACATTCAATATGATGATTTTCGGTCATTTTCAAAAAATCAGATGGCCGCCGCGATAAATTCCGTACTTGATGAATGCAGAGGCAGACGCTTCATCTTATCGCCGACAGCGGGGCCGTTTCTCGAGCCCCTGCCCCGGCAGATGATCGAAAATTACATTACCTTTATGGAAACCGCATGGAACTATCCGCGGCAGCAGTAA
- a CDS encoding arylsulfatase, protein MNRRNFLKSIGIASTALLLNSCVSPMKKAAKRPNIIYILADDLGWGDLSCYGQSKFETPNIDRLAAEGMKFTRHYSGSTVCAPSRCSLMTGLHTGHTVVRGNKEIEPEGQSPMPADTVTIPRLLKTAGYRTGMFGKWGLGAPGSASDPAEHFDEFYGYNCQRQSHTFYPDHLWHNRDKIELDGKTYSHDLIMEAAKNFIRSGSSTPFFCYIPVTIPHAAMHAPKGLHDKYRKKFPQFEDKIGRYRGPEVQNPVAAFAAMVEHLDNGAGEILALLKELDIDHNTLIIFTSDNGPHQSGGHDPVFFDSNGPLRGYKRDLYEGGIRVPMIARLPGTIKPGSLTDHISAFWDVMPTLCQIADIDTPGDTDGISFLPTLLGSKQQPRHKYLYWEFHERGGKQAVCMGRWKAIRLDVNKNPDSPIELYDLEADLGEENNIADNHPDIVAKMSEIMKTARTYNADWQLFKKQ, encoded by the coding sequence ATGAACAGACGTAATTTCCTCAAAAGTATCGGAATCGCTTCAACCGCTTTATTACTTAACTCATGCGTATCTCCGATGAAGAAGGCAGCCAAAAGACCTAATATCATCTATATCCTTGCCGATGACCTGGGCTGGGGCGATCTGAGCTGTTACGGGCAAAGCAAGTTTGAAACACCGAATATTGACCGCCTTGCTGCAGAAGGGATGAAGTTCACCCGGCACTACTCGGGCAGCACAGTATGCGCACCGTCACGGTGCAGCCTCATGACCGGCCTGCACACAGGGCACACGGTTGTCCGGGGAAACAAGGAGATCGAGCCCGAGGGGCAGTCCCCTATGCCGGCAGATACGGTTACAATTCCCAGGCTTCTCAAGACTGCCGGTTACAGAACCGGCATGTTCGGCAAATGGGGGCTTGGCGCCCCGGGTTCGGCAAGCGACCCTGCTGAACATTTCGATGAATTTTACGGCTATAACTGCCAGAGGCAATCCCATACTTTCTACCCGGATCACCTCTGGCACAACCGTGACAAGATAGAGCTTGACGGCAAAACATACTCGCACGATCTTATAATGGAGGCTGCAAAGAATTTCATTCGATCCGGCAGCAGTACTCCTTTTTTCTGTTATATACCGGTAACAATACCCCATGCCGCAATGCACGCTCCCAAAGGCCTGCATGACAAATACCGAAAAAAGTTTCCGCAATTCGAGGATAAAATTGGCAGATACCGCGGCCCTGAGGTGCAAAACCCGGTAGCGGCTTTCGCGGCAATGGTAGAGCACCTCGACAATGGTGCAGGTGAAATACTCGCATTGCTCAAAGAGCTTGACATTGATCATAACACGCTCATAATTTTTACCAGTGACAACGGCCCGCACCAGTCAGGAGGACACGACCCTGTTTTCTTTGACAGCAACGGACCGCTCAGGGGATACAAACGCGACCTCTACGAAGGCGGTATCCGCGTGCCAATGATCGCACGCCTTCCCGGGACAATAAAACCCGGCTCACTGACAGACCATATCTCAGCATTCTGGGATGTCATGCCGACCCTCTGCCAGATTGCTGATATCGACACACCCGGGGACACTGACGGCATATCATTCCTGCCCACCCTGCTCGGCAGCAAACAGCAGCCCCGGCATAAATACCTGTACTGGGAATTCCATGAACGCGGCGGAAAACAGGCTGTGTGTATGGGAAGATGGAAAGCAATCCGGCTTGACGTAAATAAGAATCCTGATTCCCCTATAGAGCTCTACGACCTCGAAGCAGACCTTGGCGAAGAGAATAACATAGCAGATAATCATCCGGATATTGTCGCAAAAATGTCAGAGATCATGAAAACAGCAAGGACATACAACGCCGACTGGCAGTTATTCAAAAAGCAGTGA
- a CDS encoding glycoside hydrolase family 97 catalytic domain-containing protein: MIKKICILVSLVCFKFAAAEQSVYISSPDGSIKAEVFVDQSGRLSCQVQFEGQTVIEKSDLGITVDDIDYGSGFAVDSVKSSTSDNTYSTRGVHSFARDHHNQQEITLKKGLTTYKLQARAFNDGFAYRYIINGNGSRTVKGETSSWKITPDSKVWYFERPNFYKLKSYAGYWLKTNAENLHKVSPKGPIQGPPLVVELPDNKGYMLISEAALYNYSGMRLKSLPGRIVQANFTEGSAGFRVDGTITSPWRAAVIVKELNGLVNSDLISNLNPDPDPKLFSDTSYIKPGRSVWRWITLGTGTPEEEMDFVDYAAELGFEYTIVDDGWISWENNWENAEKICAYAREKSVGVFFWANSNMLDNPEDNWKDMRDFMDNLKKAGAAGVKIDFMNSESKKTIDFEIAALTIAAQRKLMVNFHGCHKSTGESRTYPNEITREGIRGLELNRMGEGPVTASHNAALPFTRFAVGHADYTPLGYHLAGPTTWAHQLATAILFTSPMQVISENPDILLHDNNAKRALDVLMDIPAVWDETIVLDQSKIGVLAMFARKRNTKWFLAAINGKEQKQELKDISLSFLEDGVKYKAIVISSGKPLIQAGVFIRQVFKRQEFSDITSNSTIDIPLDPNDGYVAEFIPDDQAVHTVRNGNCHVKINSDGFKFCFTDGQENITAPPHSVNGLQINRQPVIEVNKKDSSAGGFDVCTKDGQKAEVYVTINDGVVCFKVIPENTGINDVSISTGGMPVAHGLGDAGGYGPSSFNLVEDQAKTYSFLNNGGSNRWISTFAVFPENNLAGVFFDEGEKYVTLSKDQYSMAIKTQGAVSFYYFLGDMHTIYKNYLSLRKQYGYANIKPKFRLFELGWETWDALKYNTSIDAVEDAVEELLKEGYPIRWLVTGSGFWEEGGTTTSFGKFGKQFQNHEYFRVWLKENNLKWLIGFRSNMLPPGGPYPSNVKPDGREKPREFKGNPLSQYALDNDYFLKSPEGEVIKIASRNYPQTDCYMIDGRKPDAAEWFIEQYDKWRVDGIKEDTMMNMGTYFDIFNGPSALIAEQGGLVMARCGSYSSPGTLLRINDTYGAKSMQRRCPLNYMQYAACGAPNVYSDTIGFGNIDNAESSIRHGWLMSVTAGLAMGKIPPDTWTAEQKNTFKKMVNFHYALAPYMYDAAIKSYDTGYPYTLTPLSIAYPEDKETSKLEHYQWMVGESVLAAPLVKNYKSCKLDLYLPEGVWFDYDSGEKFVGPVTLSDFKMPLEKTPCFVGGRGIVILRESDESPLKVKIYPIAREQTEFTFNYPDGVSQSIIELKALDNKITVIDSAAGSIIPFEVDALTGAISFDIQPGHNYKLK, encoded by the coding sequence ACCCGAGGTGTGCATTCATTCGCCCGGGACCACCACAATCAGCAAGAAATAACGTTAAAAAAAGGACTTACAACTTATAAGCTGCAGGCAAGGGCCTTTAACGACGGCTTTGCATACCGGTATATTATCAATGGAAATGGCAGCAGAACAGTAAAGGGTGAAACCTCGAGCTGGAAGATTACCCCGGATAGCAAGGTATGGTATTTCGAAAGGCCAAATTTTTATAAACTCAAAAGTTATGCAGGTTACTGGCTAAAGACAAATGCTGAAAACCTCCACAAGGTCTCACCCAAGGGCCCAATACAGGGACCGCCGCTGGTCGTGGAACTACCGGACAATAAAGGTTATATGCTCATTTCAGAGGCCGCTCTTTATAATTATAGCGGCATGAGGTTAAAGTCGCTGCCCGGGAGGATTGTTCAGGCCAACTTTACCGAAGGTTCTGCGGGCTTTAGAGTTGATGGAACTATTACCAGCCCCTGGAGAGCGGCTGTGATTGTAAAAGAGCTCAACGGACTTGTAAATAGCGATCTCATCAGCAATCTCAACCCGGATCCCGACCCAAAACTTTTCAGCGACACGAGTTATATCAAGCCCGGCAGAAGCGTCTGGCGCTGGATCACCCTTGGAACAGGCACCCCCGAAGAAGAAATGGATTTCGTTGATTATGCCGCTGAGCTTGGATTTGAATATACAATTGTTGACGATGGGTGGATATCCTGGGAAAACAACTGGGAAAATGCTGAAAAAATATGTGCTTACGCCCGCGAAAAATCGGTGGGAGTTTTTTTCTGGGCTAATTCAAACATGCTCGATAACCCCGAAGATAACTGGAAAGACATGCGGGATTTTATGGATAACCTTAAAAAGGCGGGGGCCGCGGGCGTAAAGATTGATTTTATGAATTCAGAATCAAAAAAGACTATCGATTTTGAAATAGCCGCATTGACAATTGCGGCACAAAGAAAACTTATGGTAAACTTCCACGGATGCCACAAGTCAACGGGCGAATCCAGAACATATCCTAACGAGATAACACGGGAAGGAATCCGAGGGCTTGAGCTGAACAGAATGGGGGAAGGCCCCGTCACAGCATCTCATAACGCCGCCCTGCCGTTTACCCGTTTTGCCGTGGGGCACGCCGATTACACCCCGCTGGGCTATCACCTTGCCGGCCCTACGACCTGGGCACATCAGCTTGCAACCGCAATACTTTTCACATCACCTATGCAGGTCATCTCTGAGAATCCCGACATCCTTTTACACGACAATAATGCCAAAAGAGCTCTTGACGTATTAATGGATATTCCGGCAGTCTGGGATGAGACTATCGTCCTGGACCAAAGTAAGATAGGCGTGCTGGCTATGTTTGCCAGAAAAAGAAACACTAAGTGGTTCTTAGCAGCGATTAACGGTAAAGAACAAAAACAGGAGCTTAAAGATATCTCCCTGTCCTTCCTTGAAGACGGTGTTAAGTATAAAGCTATTGTTATATCCAGCGGGAAACCTTTAATTCAGGCAGGAGTCTTCATACGTCAGGTTTTTAAGCGTCAGGAGTTTTCCGACATTACATCTAATAGTACGATTGATATTCCGCTTGATCCAAATGACGGTTACGTCGCCGAGTTTATCCCTGACGATCAGGCCGTTCATACTGTAAGAAATGGTAACTGCCATGTTAAGATCAACTCGGACGGTTTTAAATTCTGCTTTACAGACGGGCAAGAAAATATAACCGCACCGCCTCATTCTGTAAATGGTCTGCAGATTAACAGGCAGCCGGTTATAGAAGTAAACAAAAAAGATTCATCAGCCGGAGGATTCGATGTCTGCACTAAGGACGGTCAAAAGGCCGAGGTATATGTAACAATCAATGATGGAGTGGTGTGCTTTAAGGTTATTCCGGAAAACACCGGCATAAATGATGTTTCGATCTCTACAGGCGGAATGCCCGTGGCTCACGGATTGGGAGATGCCGGCGGTTACGGCCCTTCATCGTTTAATCTCGTTGAAGATCAGGCCAAGACATACAGTTTTCTCAATAACGGCGGAAGTAACAGATGGATCAGCACTTTTGCCGTTTTCCCTGAAAACAACCTTGCCGGAGTCTTTTTCGACGAGGGAGAGAAATATGTTACATTGTCAAAAGACCAGTACAGTATGGCAATAAAGACACAGGGGGCTGTTTCCTTCTACTATTTTTTGGGTGATATGCACACGATATACAAAAACTATCTCTCTCTGCGTAAGCAATATGGTTACGCAAATATTAAACCTAAATTCAGGTTATTTGAATTAGGCTGGGAGACCTGGGATGCCTTGAAATACAATACGAGCATCGATGCCGTTGAAGATGCGGTAGAGGAATTACTGAAAGAGGGTTATCCAATTCGCTGGCTGGTAACCGGCTCTGGATTCTGGGAAGAGGGAGGAACCACTACCAGCTTTGGGAAATTTGGAAAACAATTTCAGAACCATGAATATTTCAGAGTTTGGTTAAAGGAAAACAATTTGAAATGGCTGATCGGCTTTAGAAGCAATATGCTGCCCCCCGGCGGGCCGTATCCTTCAAACGTTAAGCCGGACGGAAGAGAGAAACCTCGTGAATTCAAAGGCAATCCCTTGTCGCAGTACGCCCTGGACAATGATTATTTCCTAAAGTCTCCTGAGGGGGAAGTGATAAAGATAGCATCACGTAATTACCCTCAAACAGACTGCTACATGATAGATGGACGAAAACCTGATGCTGCAGAATGGTTTATTGAACAATACGACAAATGGCGTGTTGACGGCATAAAAGAAGACACCATGATGAATATGGGCACATATTTTGATATTTTCAACGGGCCGAGTGCTTTGATTGCCGAACAAGGCGGACTGGTTATGGCACGTTGTGGAAGTTACAGCTCACCGGGAACATTACTCCGTATCAACGACACCTATGGAGCAAAGTCTATGCAGCGGCGCTGCCCTCTAAACTACATGCAATATGCCGCGTGCGGAGCACCTAATGTTTATTCAGACACAATTGGTTTCGGCAATATTGATAATGCCGAGAGTTCTATCCGGCATGGTTGGCTGATGTCAGTTACCGCGGGGTTGGCAATGGGGAAAATCCCGCCGGATACGTGGACTGCTGAGCAAAAGAATACGTTTAAGAAGATGGTGAACTTCCATTATGCCCTTGCCCCATACATGTATGATGCTGCCATAAAATCCTATGACACGGGTTATCCATACACATTAACGCCCCTGAGCATTGCATACCCTGAAGACAAAGAGACCTCGAAGCTGGAACATTATCAATGGATGGTTGGTGAATCTGTCTTGGCTGCCCCTCTGGTTAAGAATTATAAATCATGTAAGCTTGATCTCTATTTACCCGAAGGGGTCTGGTTCGATTATGACAGCGGAGAAAAATTTGTCGGCCCTGTTACGCTGAGTGACTTCAAAATGCCCCTCGAGAAAACCCCCTGTTTCGTTGGCGGCAGAGGGATAGTAATTCTTAGAGAATCAGACGAATCTCCGTTAAAGGTGAAGATATATCCAATAGCAAGGGAGCAGACAGAGTTTACATTTAATTACCCTGACGGCGTTTCTCAAAGCATTATTGAGTTAAAAGCCCTGGATAATAAGATAACTGTTATTGATTCAGCAGCGGGCAGCATCATCCCATTTGAAGTGGATGCTCTAACAGGTGCGATTTCATTTGACATTCAGCCCGGACATAACTATAAACTCAAGTAG